Proteins found in one Brachyspira murdochii DSM 12563 genomic segment:
- a CDS encoding glycosyltransferase, with protein sequence MNKVMNICLISDDKFVEYIATLIVSILKNSSENDNFCFHIIEDGIREENKNKLLMLKEIKDFEIKFYKPNYNNIEKYKKWQEIFKKNSYPVWHYSVFIKLDIPIILKDLDNVLFIDADSIVLGDIDFIYDVDISNYFFVSQFFYYKSLKNLYPNLYKYILDIGYKNPEYNYVSSQVLIFNIKKIKEIFKKEEYYYNKIDECIDKYINSIFTEEHIFLYVFRDSIAFLDLKVDCNENTEKIIISDYFASSGKPLKYGFDKPINEYYYKFWEYFSLTPFFKENYFKYMEIFSINRTRKALYKLTDKIVWFVPFRGMRDRIRKNIIKDIDEIMKYN encoded by the coding sequence ATGAATAAGGTAATGAATATATGTTTAATTTCAGATGATAAATTTGTAGAATATATTGCTACATTAATAGTATCAATATTAAAAAACTCTTCTGAAAATGATAATTTTTGTTTTCATATTATTGAAGATGGTATTAGAGAAGAAAATAAGAATAAATTATTAATGCTTAAAGAGATTAAGGATTTTGAAATAAAGTTTTATAAACCCAATTATAATAATATAGAAAAATATAAAAAATGGCAGGAAATATTCAAAAAAAATAGTTATCCAGTATGGCATTACAGTGTTTTTATTAAACTAGATATTCCGATTATATTAAAAGATTTGGATAATGTATTATTTATAGATGCAGATTCTATAGTATTAGGAGATATTGATTTTATATATGATGTAGATATATCAAATTATTTTTTTGTTTCTCAATTTTTTTATTATAAAAGTCTAAAAAATCTTTATCCGAATTTATATAAATACATATTAGATATAGGCTATAAAAATCCAGAGTATAATTATGTTTCTAGTCAGGTACTAATATTTAATATAAAAAAAATAAAAGAAATATTTAAAAAAGAAGAATATTATTATAATAAAATTGATGAATGTATAGATAAATACATTAATTCAATCTTTACAGAAGAGCATATATTTTTATATGTGTTTAGAGATAGTATTGCTTTCTTAGATTTAAAAGTTGATTGTAATGAAAATACAGAGAAAATTATAATTTCAGATTATTTTGCTTCTTCTGGTAAGCCACTAAAATATGGATTTGATAAACCAATAAATGAATATTATTATAAGTTTTGGGAATATTTTTCTTTAACTCCATTCTTCAAAGAAAATTATTTTAAATATATGGAAATATTTTCTATTAACAGAACTAGAAAAGCTTTATATAAATTAACTGATAAAATAGTATGGTTTGTTCCTTTTAGGGGTATGAGAGATAGAATAAGAAAAAATATTATTAAAGATATAGATGAAATTATGAAATATAACTAA